One region of Enterobacter ludwigii genomic DNA includes:
- a CDS encoding SPASM domain-containing protein, which produces MNETTLKQYILQKIDTWKTDDVHFFWQDGKSTSYSLHFLKRIINLQQRFAQGKNIINTLLINGTTLNDDWCEFFKKNDFLICISVDGDSQSCDTFSITMSERTVTNIIETNVRLLQKHNITFNTLTFINNINSQQPLQTYNYLKSLGGRHMLFIPFIKPSEQDGVDTSSLDPAALGTFLKTIFYTWIRLDIGTIHIPIFEHAFASWRGLSVPACVYAACEDSNQLTKTTMQEGMAKQRVEQFKTTLAEECTHCKVQFVCRGGCARERIALSEGGVSQLNYFCESYQAFFTYIEPYMLMMRALWEKNYAPSAIRQYLA; this is translated from the coding sequence ATGAACGAAACGACGCTTAAGCAATATATTCTTCAGAAAATTGACACATGGAAAACTGACGATGTGCATTTTTTCTGGCAGGATGGTAAATCAACTTCTTATAGTTTACATTTTTTAAAACGCATCATTAACTTACAACAGCGATTTGCACAAGGCAAAAATATTATTAATACATTGCTTATCAATGGTACTACGTTAAATGATGACTGGTGTGAATTCTTCAAAAAAAATGATTTTCTTATTTGCATTTCGGTAGATGGTGATAGTCAGTCATGCGACACGTTCAGCATAACGATGTCTGAAAGAACAGTAACTAATATAATTGAAACAAACGTGAGGTTACTGCAAAAGCACAATATTACATTCAATACGCTTACCTTCATTAATAACATAAATAGCCAGCAACCACTGCAAACCTATAATTACCTGAAGAGTCTTGGCGGTCGCCATATGTTGTTTATCCCCTTTATTAAACCGTCTGAACAAGATGGTGTTGATACGTCAAGCCTTGACCCCGCCGCACTGGGCACTTTTTTGAAAACGATTTTTTATACCTGGATACGTCTCGACATTGGAACAATTCACATACCCATTTTTGAACATGCATTTGCTTCGTGGCGTGGGTTATCTGTGCCGGCCTGCGTTTATGCTGCCTGTGAAGACAGCAATCAGCTTACTAAAACCACGATGCAGGAAGGCATGGCTAAACAAAGAGTTGAACAATTCAAAACAACGCTGGCAGAAGAATGTACACATTGTAAAGTGCAATTCGTCTGCCGCGGCGGTTGCGCAAGAGAACGCATAGCCCTTTCCGAGGGAGGTGTTTCGCAGCTTAATTATTTTTGCGAAAGCTATCAGGCTTTTTTTACTTATATTGAACCCTATATGTTAATGATGAGGGCATTGTGGGAAAAAAACTATGCACCTTCCGCTATTCGTCAATATTTGGCCTGA
- a CDS encoding LysR family transcriptional regulator — MSDFPPIASLRSFEAVARLGSVTLAAKELHVTHSAISQQIKTLEEMVGVKLFIRQGRGVQINEEGRLYALQVREALNHIADATRLVQVKPRKQELTLAMVPSFGCHWLLPRLARFRAKYPLITLRIQASLTVTSLQQEGIDIAIRMGQGNWEGSESHYLFSDELIVVAAPGYNGGVLPATPAEIAKSHIIFSMESWKTWCVNAGLEKEIVPGGLCINDSNIIIEAVRLGKGIALERRSLVQDAITRGELVQLTSVTAPYPWPYWLVTAQLTDMKPEVTLFVAWLNEEVGIWLEQTAY; from the coding sequence ATGTCGGATTTTCCACCCATTGCTAGTTTGCGAAGTTTTGAAGCCGTCGCCCGTCTTGGCAGCGTGACTCTGGCGGCGAAAGAACTCCACGTTACCCATTCCGCTATCAGCCAGCAGATCAAAACGCTGGAGGAGATGGTAGGCGTAAAGCTGTTTATCCGTCAGGGGCGAGGGGTGCAGATCAACGAAGAAGGGCGGCTCTATGCCTTACAGGTACGCGAAGCGTTGAACCACATCGCGGATGCGACCCGACTCGTACAGGTGAAGCCGAGAAAGCAGGAGTTGACGTTGGCAATGGTGCCGTCATTTGGATGCCACTGGTTATTACCGCGTCTGGCTCGTTTTCGGGCGAAATATCCGCTTATCACCCTGCGGATCCAGGCCAGCCTGACGGTCACCAGCCTGCAGCAGGAAGGGATAGATATCGCGATACGGATGGGGCAGGGGAACTGGGAAGGGAGTGAAAGCCATTATCTTTTTTCCGATGAGCTTATTGTGGTGGCCGCACCGGGCTATAACGGCGGCGTGCTGCCTGCTACGCCAGCGGAGATTGCAAAGAGTCATATTATTTTCTCCATGGAGTCGTGGAAAACGTGGTGCGTGAATGCGGGGCTGGAGAAAGAGATCGTACCTGGCGGTTTATGTATTAACGACTCCAATATCATTATCGAAGCCGTTCGGCTCGGGAAAGGTATCGCGCTGGAGCGTCGCTCTCTGGTCCAGGATGCCATCACCCGAGGTGAACTGGTCCAGCTAACCTCTGTCACCGCGCCGTATCCATGGCCTTACTGGCTGGTGACGGCGCAGTTAACAGACATGAAACCCGAGGTGACGCTCTTTGTCGCGTGGCTGAATGAGGAGGTGGGCATCTGGCTTGAACAGACGGCATACTGA
- a CDS encoding glutathione S-transferase family protein translates to MIKLVGMMDSPYVRRVAISLELYGVEFESQPLSVFSTFDAFSRINPAVKAPTLVLDNGIRLMDSSLILNYFEAQADPERKLLPVDPDALANDLQTLGFILAACEKAVQNVYEHNLRPADKQYSSWSERITIQLLAACKEWNTLLEPRPATAVPNQVTVTSTVVWTFIQSMIPHVVNAVEFSAIQSLAESFESQAFFRKYPFS, encoded by the coding sequence ATGATTAAGCTTGTTGGCATGATGGATTCACCTTATGTACGGCGCGTGGCGATCTCCCTTGAGCTTTATGGCGTTGAGTTTGAAAGCCAGCCGCTGTCAGTCTTTAGCACCTTCGACGCGTTCTCCCGGATCAATCCCGCGGTAAAAGCCCCGACGCTGGTTCTGGATAACGGAATACGCCTGATGGATTCCTCGCTGATACTGAATTATTTTGAGGCTCAGGCCGACCCTGAGCGCAAGCTCCTGCCCGTCGATCCGGATGCGCTGGCAAACGATCTCCAGACGCTGGGCTTTATCCTCGCTGCCTGTGAGAAAGCCGTGCAAAATGTGTATGAACATAACCTGCGCCCGGCGGACAAGCAGTACAGCTCATGGAGTGAACGTATTACAATCCAGCTGCTGGCAGCCTGCAAAGAATGGAATACCTTGCTGGAGCCGCGTCCTGCCACCGCAGTTCCCAATCAAGTTACCGTCACCAGTACCGTGGTCTGGACGTTTATTCAGTCGATGATCCCCCACGTCGTTAATGCAGTGGAGTTTAGCGCGATCCAGTCGCTTGCCGAATCATTCGAATCACAGGCGTTCTTTAGAAAATACCCATTCAGCTAA
- the cbl gene encoding HTH-type transcriptional regulator Cbl encodes MNFQQLKIIREAARRDFNLTEVANMLYTSQSGVSRHIRELEEELGIEIFIRRGKRLLGMTEPGKALLTIAERILNEASNVRRLADLFTNDASGVLTIATTHTQARYSLPPVIKAFRELFPDVRLELIQGTPQEIEVLLQNGGADIGIASERLSNDPLLVAFPWFRWYHSLLLPVDHPLNQVSPLTLEAIAKWPLITYRQGITGRSRIDEAFNRKGLTPDVVLSAQDSDVIKTYVELGLGIGLVAEQSSGEREDGNLVRLDTRHLFDANTVWLGLKRGQLQRNYVWRFIELCNAGLSVDEIKRQVMEPEEVAIDYQI; translated from the coding sequence GTGAATTTCCAGCAACTTAAAATTATCCGTGAGGCGGCCAGGCGGGACTTTAACCTGACCGAAGTCGCCAATATGCTTTATACCTCTCAGTCCGGTGTCAGCCGCCATATCCGCGAGCTGGAAGAGGAGCTGGGCATAGAGATTTTTATCCGTCGTGGTAAGCGACTGCTTGGCATGACGGAGCCTGGCAAGGCATTGCTCACCATCGCGGAGCGGATCCTCAACGAGGCCAGCAACGTTCGTCGTCTGGCGGATCTCTTTACCAATGATGCCTCGGGCGTACTCACCATCGCCACCACCCACACCCAGGCTCGCTACAGCCTGCCGCCGGTGATTAAAGCGTTCCGTGAACTTTTCCCTGATGTCCGTCTGGAGCTTATCCAGGGCACGCCGCAGGAAATTGAAGTGCTGCTGCAAAACGGGGGAGCGGATATCGGTATTGCCAGCGAACGCCTGAGCAACGACCCGCTGCTGGTGGCGTTCCCGTGGTTCCGCTGGTACCACAGTTTATTACTTCCCGTTGATCATCCGTTGAATCAGGTATCCCCCCTGACGCTGGAAGCCATCGCTAAGTGGCCACTGATTACTTACCGCCAGGGCATTACCGGGCGCTCGCGCATTGATGAGGCCTTCAACCGCAAAGGGTTAACGCCGGACGTGGTGCTGAGCGCGCAGGATTCTGATGTGATTAAAACCTACGTCGAACTGGGTCTGGGTATTGGTCTGGTGGCGGAACAGTCCAGTGGAGAACGTGAAGACGGGAACCTGGTGCGTCTTGATACGCGTCATCTGTTTGACGCTAACACCGTATGGCTTGGCCTGAAGCGTGGACAGCTACAGCGCAACTATGTGTGGCGCTTTATCGAGCTATGCAATGCAGGGCTCTCTGTGGACGAAATTAAGCGCCAGGTGATGGAGCCGGAAGAAGTGGCGATTGATTATCAGATTTAG
- the nac gene encoding nitrogen assimilation transcriptional regulator NAC: protein MNLRRLKYFVKIVDIGSLTQAAEVLHIAQPALSQQVATLEGEMDQQLLIRTKRGVTPTEAGKILYTHARTILRQCEQAQLAVNNVGQTLSGHVSIGLAPGTAASSITMPLLQAVRAELPEVLVYLHENSGSVLNDKLLNGQLDMAVLYDRSPVAGITSQPLLKEDLYLVGTRDCPGQSVDLTAVAEMNLYLPRDYSAVRVRVDEAFSLRRLTAKIIGEIDSISTLTAAIASGMGVTVLPESAARSLCSAANGWMARITTPSMSLPLSLNMSARGSLSPQAQAVKEILMSLVSKPSLENRELQLVS from the coding sequence ATGAACTTAAGACGACTGAAATACTTCGTAAAAATCGTCGATATCGGCAGCCTGACTCAAGCGGCAGAAGTGCTGCATATCGCGCAGCCTGCGCTGAGCCAGCAGGTGGCTACTCTGGAAGGCGAGATGGATCAGCAGCTGTTGATCCGCACCAAACGCGGCGTTACGCCAACGGAAGCAGGTAAGATCCTTTATACCCACGCACGCACCATCCTCCGCCAGTGTGAACAGGCGCAGCTGGCAGTAAACAATGTCGGTCAGACCCTGAGCGGGCACGTCTCCATCGGTCTGGCGCCGGGAACGGCCGCATCGTCTATTACCATGCCGCTGCTGCAGGCCGTGCGCGCCGAGCTGCCGGAAGTGCTGGTATACCTGCACGAAAACAGCGGTTCCGTACTGAATGACAAACTGCTCAACGGCCAGCTGGATATGGCTGTGCTCTACGATCGCTCTCCGGTCGCCGGGATCACCAGCCAGCCGCTGCTGAAAGAAGATCTCTACCTCGTGGGTACTCGCGACTGCCCGGGGCAGAGCGTAGACCTGACCGCCGTGGCTGAGATGAATCTCTATCTTCCGCGCGACTACAGCGCCGTGCGCGTGCGTGTGGATGAGGCATTTTCTCTGCGCCGCCTGACGGCAAAAATTATTGGCGAAATCGACTCTATCTCCACGCTGACCGCAGCTATCGCTAGCGGAATGGGAGTGACGGTTCTGCCGGAATCCGCTGCACGCTCGCTGTGCAGTGCGGCAAATGGCTGGATGGCGCGCATCACAACGCCGTCTATGAGCTTACCTTTGTCGCTGAACATGTCCGCGCGCGGTTCGCTGTCACCGCAGGCGCAGGCGGTAAAAGAGATTTTGATGTCGCTGGTCAGCAAGCCTTCGCTGGAGAATCGTGAGCTGCAGCTCGTGAGTTAA
- the ldtA gene encoding L,D-transpeptidase codes for MIRLASFVLTLCAAVPGAFAVTYTLPPEGSRLVGAPITITVPQGNTLPLEAFAAQYGLGLSNMLEANPGVDPFLPKSGATLTIPQQLILPDTVREGIVVNVAEMRLYYYPPGGNTVEVLPIGIGQAGRETPRNWVTAVERKQVGTTWSPTPNTRRAYAAEGKTLPAFVPAGPDNPMGLYAIYIGRLYAIHGTNSNFGIGLRVSQGCIRLRNNDIKYLFDHVPVGTRVQLIDRPVKVTTEPDGSRWVEVHEPLSRNRAEFESTRKVPLPISAAQRTQLINEGAGTELERRSGMPVKLGM; via the coding sequence ATGATTCGACTTGCCTCGTTCGTTCTCACGCTTTGTGCCGCCGTTCCCGGCGCGTTTGCCGTGACCTATACCTTGCCACCCGAAGGCAGCCGTCTTGTGGGTGCTCCGATAACCATCACTGTTCCACAGGGTAACACGTTGCCCCTTGAAGCCTTTGCCGCGCAGTACGGACTGGGGCTGAGTAATATGCTGGAGGCCAACCCAGGCGTGGATCCTTTTCTCCCCAAATCAGGTGCGACATTAACGATCCCTCAGCAGCTGATTTTGCCTGATACTGTCCGCGAAGGAATTGTGGTGAATGTGGCAGAAATGCGTCTCTATTACTATCCGCCGGGCGGCAACACCGTTGAAGTGCTGCCCATCGGCATCGGTCAGGCCGGGCGTGAAACACCGCGTAACTGGGTGACGGCCGTTGAGCGTAAGCAGGTGGGGACGACCTGGTCGCCTACGCCGAATACGCGCCGTGCCTATGCGGCTGAAGGTAAAACACTGCCAGCGTTTGTCCCTGCCGGGCCAGATAACCCAATGGGGCTGTATGCGATCTATATCGGCAGGCTGTATGCCATTCACGGCACAAATTCGAATTTCGGAATCGGTCTGAGGGTGAGTCAGGGCTGTATTCGTCTGCGTAATAACGACATCAAATACCTTTTCGACCATGTTCCTGTCGGAACCCGAGTGCAGCTTATCGATCGACCCGTTAAAGTCACCACGGAGCCAGACGGTAGCCGTTGGGTGGAAGTGCATGAACCATTATCACGTAACCGTGCGGAATTTGAATCGACCCGAAAAGTGCCCCTGCCAATTTCAGCCGCGCAGCGGACGCAGTTGATTAACGAGGGCGCAGGAACTGAACTTGAACGGCGCTCGGGGATGCCGGTTAAGCTTGGCATGTGA
- a CDS encoding cation-transporting P-type ATPase, whose amino-acid sequence MKTEKPERPYYQQTVDDTLANINSTAEGLSSSEASVRLQQYGENALPQKKGKPAWLRFLAHFNDVLIYVLLVAALLKLFMGQWVDMFVILGVAIVNALIGHIQESNAEKSLQSIRNMLSSEAVVVRQGNHETIPTTTLVPGDIVVIRAGDRIPADLRVIEAHNLRVEEAILTGESTVVEKNSDVLSGELPLGDRYNLLYSGTTVSSGGGKGVVVATGCETELGHINQMMSDIEKHRTPLMVQMDKLGKTIFITILVMMVALFVFSLLFRDMPVSELVLSLISLAVAAVPEGLPAIISIILSLGVQAMARRKAIIRKLPTVETLGAMTVICSDKTGTLTMNEMTVKAVITADTTYRVEGDSYEPVGNIHPVDDPTPVSVVQGSLLERYLRTIDLCNDSQLIKDEQGLWKITGGPTEGALKVLAAKIQLPPLDTEMRSKIPFDSQYKYMSTLYRLDDEEVILITGAPDVLFRLCQYQQTNDGMQPFDLPYWEGKIEEYAREGLRMVAAAWKPARDGQRELDHPDLQDGVILLGIAGMMDPPRPEAITAIADCLQAGIRVKMITGDHPQTAMSIGQMLGIGNAASAITGRELEAMDDRQLSDAAQQYDIFARTSPEDKFRLVQALQSKQEVVGMTGDGVNDAPALKRADVGIAMGIKGTEVTKEAADMVLTDDNFATIARAVHEGRRVYDNLKKTILFVIPSNIAQALLIIIALLAGNLIPLTPVLILWMNMATSATLSFGLAFEAGEKDIMNRPPRKANLHVMDGYAIWRVVFVGLMIAISAFILEAWLQPRGYSAEFIRTVLLQTLVTAQWFYMLNCRVNDGFSLSKGLLANKGIWIVSGVLLALQLLIIYAPFMQMLFGTEALPFRYWVITLLIGFVMFLIVEAEKVLTRKWRKTEAK is encoded by the coding sequence ATGAAAACAGAAAAACCTGAACGTCCTTATTATCAACAAACCGTTGACGACACCCTGGCGAATATCAACTCCACTGCGGAGGGGCTGAGCAGCAGTGAGGCATCGGTCCGACTCCAGCAGTATGGTGAAAATGCGTTACCGCAAAAAAAAGGCAAACCCGCCTGGCTGCGCTTCCTGGCCCATTTTAACGATGTGCTGATTTACGTTCTGCTGGTGGCTGCACTACTCAAGCTCTTTATGGGCCAGTGGGTCGATATGTTTGTCATCCTCGGGGTTGCCATCGTTAACGCACTGATTGGTCACATTCAGGAGAGCAATGCTGAAAAATCGCTGCAAAGTATTCGCAATATGCTCTCCAGCGAAGCCGTGGTGGTTCGACAAGGTAATCATGAAACGATCCCTACCACGACGCTGGTTCCGGGTGACATCGTGGTGATCCGCGCCGGGGATCGTATTCCTGCGGATTTGCGTGTGATTGAAGCGCATAACCTTCGCGTGGAGGAGGCCATTCTGACCGGTGAATCCACCGTTGTAGAGAAAAACAGCGATGTGTTAAGCGGGGAATTGCCTTTAGGTGACCGGTATAATCTGCTTTATTCAGGTACTACCGTCAGCTCCGGCGGTGGAAAAGGCGTGGTGGTGGCAACCGGGTGCGAAACCGAGCTTGGACACATCAATCAGATGATGTCTGATATCGAAAAACACCGCACGCCGCTGATGGTGCAGATGGATAAGCTCGGTAAGACTATCTTCATCACTATCCTGGTGATGATGGTGGCGCTGTTTGTCTTCAGTCTGCTGTTCCGCGATATGCCGGTTTCCGAGCTGGTGTTGTCGCTCATCAGCCTCGCCGTTGCTGCGGTGCCGGAAGGCCTGCCGGCGATCATTTCCATCATCCTTTCGCTTGGCGTACAGGCTATGGCGCGCCGCAAGGCCATCATCCGTAAGCTGCCTACGGTGGAAACGCTGGGCGCGATGACGGTCATCTGCTCGGATAAAACCGGCACCCTGACGATGAATGAAATGACGGTCAAAGCGGTGATTACCGCTGACACAACCTATCGCGTGGAGGGAGACAGCTACGAACCGGTGGGGAACATTCACCCCGTAGACGACCCGACGCCCGTCAGCGTGGTGCAGGGTTCGTTACTGGAACGCTACCTGCGCACCATCGACCTCTGTAATGACAGCCAGTTGATCAAAGACGAGCAGGGGCTGTGGAAAATCACCGGGGGGCCGACCGAGGGCGCACTGAAGGTGCTGGCGGCGAAAATTCAGCTCCCGCCGCTCGATACCGAAATGCGCAGTAAAATCCCGTTTGATTCGCAATATAAATACATGTCCACGCTTTACCGTCTGGACGATGAAGAAGTGATTCTGATTACCGGTGCGCCGGACGTGCTGTTCCGCCTCTGTCAGTACCAGCAGACGAATGACGGAATGCAACCGTTCGATCTGCCTTACTGGGAAGGGAAGATTGAAGAGTATGCCCGTGAGGGGCTGCGCATGGTGGCTGCGGCCTGGAAACCCGCCCGCGACGGTCAACGAGAGCTGGATCATCCGGACCTGCAGGATGGAGTGATCCTGCTCGGGATTGCCGGAATGATGGATCCGCCGCGTCCGGAGGCCATTACCGCGATTGCCGACTGCCTGCAGGCGGGGATCCGCGTGAAGATGATCACCGGCGACCACCCGCAAACGGCGATGAGTATTGGGCAAATGTTGGGTATTGGTAACGCCGCAAGCGCTATCACCGGACGTGAGCTGGAGGCGATGGACGATCGTCAGCTGAGCGATGCCGCGCAGCAGTACGATATTTTCGCGCGAACCAGCCCGGAGGATAAATTCCGCCTTGTGCAGGCCCTGCAAAGTAAACAGGAAGTGGTGGGCATGACCGGGGACGGCGTGAACGATGCCCCGGCGCTCAAGCGGGCGGATGTGGGTATTGCCATGGGGATTAAAGGCACGGAAGTCACCAAGGAAGCCGCCGACATGGTGTTAACGGATGACAACTTTGCCACTATTGCCCGCGCGGTACATGAGGGACGGCGGGTTTACGATAACCTGAAAAAAACCATTCTGTTCGTTATCCCCAGCAACATCGCTCAGGCCCTGCTGATCATCATCGCGCTGCTGGCGGGGAACCTGATCCCGCTGACGCCGGTCCTGATCCTGTGGATGAACATGGCGACATCGGCGACGCTCTCTTTTGGGCTGGCGTTCGAGGCGGGCGAGAAAGACATCATGAACCGACCGCCTCGCAAGGCGAATCTGCATGTGATGGACGGCTATGCCATCTGGCGCGTGGTATTTGTCGGCCTGATGATTGCCATCAGCGCCTTCATCCTGGAGGCCTGGCTGCAACCGCGTGGCTACTCGGCGGAATTTATCCGTACCGTGCTGCTGCAAACCCTGGTGACGGCGCAGTGGTTTTACATGCTCAACTGCCGCGTGAATGATGGTTTCTCGTTGAGCAAAGGTCTGCTGGCAAATAAAGGGATTTGGATCGTGAGTGGTGTGCTGCTGGCGCTTCAGCTCCTCATTATCTATGCACCTTTCATGCAGATGCTGTTTGGCACAGAAGCGCTGCCGTTCCGCTACTGGGTCATCACCTTGCTGATTGGTTTTGTGATGTTCCTTATTGTTGAAGCGGAAAAAGTTCTGACACGCAAGTGGCGCAAAACTGAGGCGAAATAG
- a CDS encoding universal stress protein, with translation MYKNILVPVDVYETSLADKALQHAQFLAQSASGDIHLLHVMPKFSAELTRGFISDARKMDEYMINNSKEKLSDLVKKLNLPEERVHLHVRSGNVRDEVIKLADELAAGAIIVGSRNPNIQTHLLGSEAASIVRYAHVPVFVIR, from the coding sequence ATGTATAAAAATATTCTGGTTCCGGTGGATGTTTACGAGACTAGCCTGGCTGATAAAGCCCTTCAGCATGCACAGTTCCTGGCACAAAGCGCATCGGGTGACATTCATCTGCTGCACGTCATGCCTAAGTTTTCTGCCGAACTGACGCGTGGTTTTATTTCAGATGCGCGCAAGATGGATGAATATATGATTAATAATTCTAAAGAAAAACTGTCTGACCTGGTCAAAAAACTCAATTTGCCAGAAGAACGTGTTCACCTCCATGTCCGTAGCGGAAATGTTCGTGATGAGGTTATTAAGCTGGCGGATGAACTTGCTGCCGGGGCAATTATTGTCGGCTCTCGAAATCCCAATATTCAAACCCATCTCCTGGGTTCAGAGGCGGCAAGTATTGTGCGTTACGCACATGTTCCTGTTTTCGTTATTCGTTAA